CAAAGTTATTTCttcaagtaattaaataaaattacctaCACCcccacaattttaaaatatttaagattggTAAACGAGAAAATACCTGGTTGTGGTTCTCTTATTTGTAGGTAAAGTATACGAAAAATTACTCAAGTACCTCATCTtcttacttctttttctttctctaaagaGAAAATCTTCTCCACCTTTCCTCAAACATTACAAAAGCATGACACATGAAAATTAGGGTTCATCATCCTAACTCCGATGAACTCTAAGTTGTCGTCtctgttaccaatgaggagcattggtaaatcttgaagtaatttatattgatgatgctacaagaagtttaacctgaagaagatatttgagatattttaaaagcaatttgtagaatgTACTGAAAGtccaaaaaaattgtaaaacttgtattttagataatgtactgaaataatcgattatgaggagcaataatcgattatcatgagtctttcaggaataatcgattatcactccaaataatcgattatcacattttgaaaaacctgtaacggacttgaataatcgattatcacttacaataatcgattattactggcagttgggacttgacctttgatattcagactAGCTGATTATATATTGGACTTTTGAGAACTTTAGTTGTTGAGCAGAAGCTCTTACAGAAtattgtttgtcagaggaagttctcaaaagctatagttcaagttcccttgcttggtctcgtgaataggagaagctcgcgtatcgtgtgtcgatagacggagcggttctcttcgagttggcagagtgttcataACAGTCTCGTCTCCTTCTTCTCCATCCTCATCTACGGTCCCGTCTAAGTTTTGGAAACAAAGTTTTGATCCTCTAGGATTGAGTTGTTGATTTcagccataagtccttaagattgttggaTAAAAGATGACAGAAACATGAACAAAATTTCTTGAGGCGTGTAgattcactgtccttaaggacttatccgcactgtattgcgcaagtcccgCAATATACAACAAGAACTTCCCATAATATCTTTGAGGATCTCAAAACTAGCAAAGATCTttaaaaagagtataaaataaacctagaataattttagaagaggaaaagaagaaaggagaatgagagaagactgattttgaatgtgttttggaataaagaaagagttctctatttatagaactaggaaagaataaaatcaataaaagacaataaaagtaataaataatttgaccgttgcaatacttaaaaatttgactattattaattaataaaaatattttaaaaatttaactattaattaataaaaatattaacgttgcaaaatattattttgcaataacataacattattacaacaaCAATTACATAGGAtgtcaacatttattttaaaggCATATAATATGACATTTATCCAAAGTCTTTCATAAGTATGGATGGCAACACGACGGATTGAGAACAAGTTTAATTATCTCATAttcatttcaaaaatgaaaaataaatctccATATCCAACATATACAAGATTTTTATCTCATTCATACATGTTTTATAATCGtgttaatatgaattttaattattttttataaaaatataaaaatcacgtcaaagaaaacataatattttcaaatattcaatattaaaagaatatctcaacgtcaaatatttaaaaagtaattataattatataaattttaaatcaaaatatcaaataacaattaaataaagtgaaaaaaatatataaaatattccaCCTATAATTGCACATATAAAAGCACGTATAAAATGTATTCTCGTATCTCTTTTTATAGAGttgtttattatttgtactaaaaaatacaaatcaaaTCAGAAAGTATCAATTCACATCTAAATTTAGCCAcgataacaaaaagaaaaagaaaaagccaTTTAGTTAAagcaattaatttatatttgctAGTGATCTAAggcaacaaaaaataatgaatatgatTCCTCTAATTTGATTTTAGCAATTAGCGTAAACACAAAAGTAAGAAAGTTCCCATTTCTGACAACAAAACCAaggtttgagaaaaaaaagtcGTAATTTCAGCTAGCGATGTATTTGTTCAAAATTGTGAAATAtttatgaactaaaataatttcttatttttataatttttaatattgatgggttgattttagttttcaaatttgaatcTTACTAATATTAATGTGTAGTAAAGATATGAGTAGTGTTACGCTTAGTAATGATATCTGTAAAGTAAAATACTAGTGCTGGCAATGAGCATAATTATGAAGATAGCAACCTTAATAATGAGTATTGCATATGACAACCAAAGTCGATGGTGATTAGTGTAGTAATATAATGCATAAGTAATATTGAAACTAATTATGATGATAACAAATGAAAAACACACTAATAGTAGAATATTATAGTAATCGATTATTAATTGATGGCATGTAAgtaataatttagtaaaaataatgatgAGAAACTAGTGGTAGTGGTGGTAAAAACAATTTGtcaatttagttaaattttaaaaacaaatatatgaaataaacaatttttgaaaaatcacTTATTTTAAGTACATTggaatttattcttaaaaaataaaacgtttctatttttaaaataaaaatgaaacaagcACATAAGTACAAACAGACTTTTCTAAAAGCTAAATGCAAACAAGCTTCTCTAATACTAATAGTAGCCGTAATTGCAATAGTTGCAATTTATAAACAGTAGCcgtgatttataaaataatagtcGTGATTGTaatagttataattaatttataaaacagcTGTGATAACTATAAGTAATTTATGTATATTGATCTCTAGTACCTAcaagatttttcttcttttctgctAATAGTTGATGAgttttttctattcaattttctccatttattcagtgaaaaataaaaaagaaatactagaactaaacattttttaattattattgtttgtcaaaatctattagaaaatagaaaatcgCAAGCGGGGTTCCATGAAAATGGAATGGGACTTCATAAGTATATTAAAGATTAATGTTAATAGCATTTGCAACAGTAACCATTATTTAAACAgaagttgaaattaattttttttaatacattgaCTTAGAAGTGCTTAAAATTGAACTAAGATTATTTTAGTTCTAGCTaaccaaatattaataaaatgtacTTGAATACTAAGAATTGAAAATTGCAAACACCAGGTGTGGTTTCAAATTAGTATTAGTTTACTCCTAAAACTTCagtgttaaaaaaagaaaagacatcACTTGCAGCATGAAAAGCTAGTCTTTTATGACAATAGAATgggaaataaataaacaaaaacaaatagatGTAAATAAAGATGACTGAAGACGGCGCAAGGGGGCTGGTTGAACAGTGTGACTACAGACTAGCAATTGCTAATTTATGACAAAGTTGctaaaatgatgtcaaaaactACTAACACCGACGGACGGAGCTGAATTTACATATAGAATGCAAATCCTGCATTGACAATTGGTATATCGGTTTTACAACAGCTTTCTTTCAAAACcatcaaaagtttaaaaataaacagGATTTGTAGAGACAATAAAAAGTGAATAAGTACAGCAACCCTGGATTCAGGGGTATGGATTCCTGACCAAGAGCATGCGGAGTTTAAAAGAGAGCAAGCTACAACATAAAAAATTGGGTTACccttaaatcataaaaaaaaacatacgaGTTAGCTAAAAATGATTAGATGCACTCTGTTTTCCAAACCACTTCAGCAGACATATATAGATGAAGAATACCAAAATCCTTGTACAATGCATTACATGAAAAGTGTAGCAAATGAAATCAGGACGTCATTTAAGCTGAACCCCCTTCCTTGGTTTCGTCCTCTGATGGCTTAGCAGTGGGCACAGGTGATGGAGAGGACTCCACCCCCATCTCTGCTCTTAGATCATTGATGCTTTGCTCCAACTCATTTATACGGTTTCCCATATCATCAAGTGCAGTAATGTCAAGAAAAACACTTTTTCAGAGTTCAAGTATTTGGAAAGTCTAGAACACTCGGGTAATAAAACTGGAAGCACCATATACACATTGTGTTCATAAGAAAAATGTCAAGATGCAGCTGTGCACagttgtaatttattattaggGTTACTGTGTATGTCAGGGTTTTACCACTCCCAATAGCTTAAGCTATATAGGTGATGGCACATAACTGGATCCTAACAATGTATACATGCAATCATGTCATTGGCTTGGGTACTGATGGCATGAATTCATTTTCATGGGCATTGGAGTGTTTTCAGTGATTTACAAAACAGAAGTAGTAGATTCATATATTGGTAACAGAACAGCACAAATAATCAAATGAAACAATGTGAACTTAAATTAATGGATCACAGCTCAACAGTGTACAAATCACAGTTCATGGACATTGGAGCGTTGCAGGGATTtacaaaaacagaaacagaTTTATGTATTGGTAACAAATCAACAACACTAATATCAAATGAAACAATGAGAACTGATACTAGGAGATCAAAGCTTAACATTGCATAAATCACACTTTAAGGGCATTGGAGTGTTGCCCGTGATTTACAAAACAGAAAGAGATTTAAATAATGATGtaacaaaacagaaaaatatttatatatcggTAACAAAACACAAATAGTCAAACTAAACAATGTAAAATGAAGCTAACAGATCAcagtttaatattatataaacaaaCTTTGAGAATTCATTCAATTCCTTAACTAACTGCCCAATGTGATTCCTAGCAAGACTGTTCAGTAAAATATAGGTAAGTTGTCAACAGAATATAAGTCACCTTAGGGCCTTCATATGACTAAACTTTCCTTATTTCATCCACCATTTTCACTCTTGGTTACAACAATATCcctgcttttaaaaatttagaacaaGAAATGctagaatagaaaataaaaacataattaaaataattgttttcacTATTTCCTGTACAAACTattgaaaacagaaaaaaaaaaaaatgcattttctcAAACCAAACACCCCCTTGGATCTCCTATCTTCCACCCACCCTAACCCTTTGAATCAAATCTCAATTCTAGCGAGAACGGGGGAGGGGGGGAGTAACAGATTCAGTCAAGCACAAATTATAATTGTCCGAAATTAATTTCCTAAACAAATTCCAGCAAACTCATTTAAAGAACTTGAAGGGCACAAATAAAGGATATTCTTCGTAACAATGGAGTCGGACATTGTCTGGAACCTATTTTGCTGGAAACAAAAATTCTAGTTAGCAGCAGTGGAACGTactctaaaaaaaaatcataaatgcaGCTCTGAAAACCTATACTATACAACTCACCATTTGCTGAAGAAGATTTTGCACCTGGAAACAGACAATGTAGGGTAGACAAAGGTCAGATATCGATTCCCTTAACACAAATATCATGAAACTAAAAAACACTGCACCAAATTGGGATAAACATGCAGAGCGGCCATATTGACGGTGTAAATAGAAACCAGGCacatcaaatatcaaaattgaaGGGAACAACAcgaaataattgatttataaaaaccAATAATTGCTTACAAAGGCAGTCATATCAGCAGGGTTTTGCTTAGGGTCCTGTGAATCCTGTCCGTCCTGCAGTCataaagggaaaaaaatgaGTATAATGCACGCAACGGGCCTCCTTGGGATTTCTTGCTGAAACGAGATCCCAAATTCCGAAAACCCTAATCTCAATCTCAAGAACATGTAGACTCGGATTCAAGAACAATAACATGTTAAAGGATATAATATCTTAACGAAGAAGACAGAAAGGATCAGAGAAAGAACCCTAACCATGAGATAATTTTTGATGCAGCTGCAAAATACTAAGCTCCGCGGTTTCAATTCAAAATGATGAGATGCAAATATGAGACCGTTTCAATTTAATCTCATCCCACAAGTTAATGTGTAATTACCAAACTACCCTTTTAATTCTTGAAAGccttttgatttctattttaattttattcatataaggGATTGGGATTTGGATTGCACCAttcttaataagaaaataatcaaatttggAAGGAATTGAGATATTTCAACACTTGTCACTTCACACAACAAtagataaaatgttttgtttgaaagaatataatatataaatacattatgTCACATTACTATTactaataatgaaaagaaatttatagatAAAGGACAATCGAATTCTATGTAAATCTCATCAAACGCATAACAACTTTAATAGAACGtcctttaatttaataaaaaagttaaggcCACAAACAAAGTCATTTCACTAAAGTTGAAGAAGAGGCTAGATGTGGGCCTACAAATCAATCAAAGAAATGCCTTTTAGTTTAGTATACAACATTGATGTTATGATTCCTCTGGAAATTAGGGAATCGTTCCCCTAAcaagaataatttaaagaaGAGTGTAATGAAGACTGCCTTAACACTAGCATGGACTTACTagttggaaagagaaaaagcCCATATTTGTGAGACAACTACCAAGTAGAGGACAACCAAGAGATACAATTATAAGTTACAACTAAGGGCTTTCAAGAAGGGTGACTTAATATGGCATATGGTAGGCAATGCTAGGAAAAGTGATACTAAGTTCTCCGTTAACTGGGAAGGACCTTTCTGAATAGCCGAAGATGTCAGTAAAGATGTGTACTGCCTAGAATATCTGTCAGGACAACCTACACTTAACACTTGGAATGTAActcatttaaagttttatttcaaCTAGATGATTATAGTAATTGTATGCATGTAACCCATAGTTACTATTTCCTTACTCGACCCTTTTTTTTCCTAGGGAGGACTTTTTTCCAAGAAGGTTTTAATGAGGCACTCCATCAATAAAACAAATGATTCCCTCTATATGTACAATCTATTTTGCATTTTCTTAACTTGGAAAATTTTACAAACAACAATTCCTTACTGCCTACTGAAGTGTTCCTGGTTGAACCGTACAAGCAGTTTCTTGTCACCTACCAAAGTGATCCGAGTTGAACCTTACAAACATTTTCTTGCCACCTACCTAAGTGGTCATCATTGAACCTTATAAGCAATTTCCTACTGCTTACTAAGCAGTTCATGTTCAACTCTACAAAGCAATTCTTTAAGTTAAATAGTCACAGTTATCCCAAGTGACAACTTCACAACAACGAGGAAAGACTTACTCGACCCTACACGAATCGGCCCAACCATTCAAAATGCGGTTAAAAATTGCAAGTTACAAAAGGCAAGGAAgataaacaaacaacaaaaagaagaaatttctcaTTATTATTTAGCCTATAGGTAGACaaatttgatacaagaataGGCCCTAGTATATTTGGCCaacatacaaaaacaaaacaaaaaaacaacaatagcTAAAAGCAGCCTATACAATCTATTGTTCCACTACATCATTTAGGTTTGCCATTTCTTTAGCTGAAAAGGTGTGACCTAGTGGCTTTTTCATCAAAACCATCATCAACAATGACATCCTTAGTCATTGTTGTCTTTCTAACTACCTTAGCAGCTGCTATATCATTTACATCCATAATGTGACCTCATAAATTTCCTTGTTCACATCAAATCTTGCATCTTTTGAAGACACCTCCTAGTACAAGAACTTAGCCTGTATAAGTGCCTTGTTGAAGTTGTTTTCACACTCAGATAGtatgaatttttttcatcttaacTAACTCGACATTGGCTCCTGCTTGTGCCTCTTTCTTAGTGGCAATCGCCTTCTTCAAccctttatttttgttttgtaactCCTTCTACTCATTCTTCATCTTATTTTCAAAGTCAAGGTACCTTGTTTTCTAAGACTACATCTTCTCACTTTCCTCAAGGGCCTTCTTGTCTTCATTACATGCCTTCTCGTCAGTCTCGTAGTTTTTCTTCAGCTTAACTAGTTGCTCAGCTACATTCAATTTATCCCCATCCGTCATCTCCTACTTCAGCTTGCTATAATTTTATGCCCTTAGACGAGTGTGTTGCTGTGTAACTCTAAGAAGGTACGAATGAAAGTAGTCGGCTCGGCCAACTCCACTATTTTCTTCTCCTCATCTGTCAGCATTACTTGAACAACTTTACACATTACAAGATCAGGATTGGCCAACTCCCTGTAATCGGTATCCTTGTTCCTGAACTAATATCTTGAAGACCGAACGCTTTCCTCAATCTCATTCAATCTTTGTCAATACCTTGCCCCTTTACTAACACGATTTTCTTTGCAACGCTTTGGGACCGATGAGTATTCACCACAAAGCCATCAGATTAGGCACCATGTTCATTGTGGCTTTCTTCTTTGCCTTAATGACCAACTCCTTCCTTAGACTACAAAACAAGTCCTCTTATGTTCCCATTTTAGCTGTGTGTTGTGCCATATAACCTACAAGCAACAAAAAATCTTAAGATTAGCTCAAAAGTGTCAAAGTTACGAGGAAATTATACATTTTCCACATATATCGATAATTGATTGAGTTGATAAGTAtacaataataatgttttttgcAAGAAGTTTGTGAGGGAACTGCTCCAAGATTTTGTTTATCCTTTTATCCTCATCGAACAAGATATCCTTTAGCCACTCTTTATACTACAAGGGTTATTAGTCCATAAAAAGAGAAACTTTGGCCTATTATCTTCATCGTAGAAATGGGATCGGTTAGCCGAGTTCACTATAACCCTAAAAAACccatttttaaattcttaaatgaTTGAGAATAGGCACCAACCAAGCAGGTACTTGGCTTACTTGCAAAGACAACAATGTAGTCAGATCTCTTGGTCGAGTAAGgtaaaagtgaagaaaacactCAAGAGATGGTGTCAGATAAAAGGCATGACATATTAACCTAAATGCTTAAAGGAAACCCTGACTATTTGGATGAAGTTGTGTCgacacatttttaaatttttggcaagtgtaccaaattgttaCAAGTAGTAAACAGAAGttccaagtattgtttttctaACGGATTTTGccttgtttatttaatattgtttactTATCAATTTCAACTTAGATGAAACAATAAATGAATTCATAATTACATAATTAGATTGTAACAACAAGAATTTTAAAGATTGcgattaaaatttaagatggaACTTCATTGGAATTAGGTTTCATGAATCACATGAAGATAAAACTATGTACAACATATCATTGTTTTATTCAAACTTTCACATCTAGGTATATTTGGTTTAATTCCTTAAGATCGAGTTCTAAATATATATGCTAAATGACAAAGACTTAGAAAAACTTCATCCAAGCGAAAAAATCACGACCAAGGACTCCATCCAGATGGATCTTCTTGCTGGTCCGACTCTGGCTACCATTGCTCCAAAGTGGATCACGTCCTCTTGTGGCAGCTGCTTATCATCATCAGCATCATCACCACCTCTACATCATAAGAGGCACTCTCGCACCTAGAATCTAGGCTACCCTCAGGCCATGGAACATGAGTGACAAACTCATTACTAGTCATCACACCATCATCGGGGAAATCAAGAATGCCCAAAGAGAGATGATGTATACTTTCCATGATGGACATTTGTCCTTGTCTCAGAGCATCACTCCACAGGTGCATGTGCTGTTGGCGAGCAAAATTCTGACGCATATAGGTTGGTGGTGAAACCTCCTCAGTATCATTAGGGCGGTTCCCTAAGACTTGGTGTCATTTCCTACGGTCTATTTCATGCTGGAATTGATCATACTCCCTTGGATTCAGCTAAACACACCTCTCTATAAGTAATTTTTGGCTCATAATGGAGGTGAACCGATCAATCGCAATTTCACATGAGAACCGATGTTggtcataatttaaaataaggttCTCCTCTTAAGCTTTAGATTATGGGGCCCTAGAAGATGAACCCCCTGATgaactttctcttcttttcttatgTGGGCTTGGAGGGAGCCATTTCCAGACAACAAACTATACAACAAAAACATTGATAAAACAAAGTTAGAGTATCAAGCATAACAATGTTGTAGCTGCCTCGCTGAGTGAGTTTCCCATTTATGTTCATCTGGTTTTGTTGGACAACAACAATCGCATAAGAGAAAAGGACACAATGCTTTCGCTGGTTGAGCATGGTTTCTCAACGAGGACTAGCAACCATGGGTAAAAAAACCAAGGAAAAACAAACTCGCTAGGTGAGAAAGCCATGAAACAATGACAACGGATACAATAACAAATAGACAATTGAGAATACCTAACATACTATAATTTAAAGCTAATTTGAATCaacagaacaaaagaaaaacctaagcaaactatttgagaaaaataaacaagTGAAAGATGAAAATACCTTGGTAAATGGATGAGGgaaccatgaaaatgcaagtaATGAGTATGAATCAGTGGTGGTAATGGAGGTAAAAGGGGCCCAATGAGGTGAGGAGGGTTGTTAGGGTTAAAAGGGAATGAAGAAGATAAAGTAAAAAGGTAAAACAAAAACCCTATGTAATGCCATCTTTGAGCAGTCAC
This genomic interval from Vigna radiata var. radiata cultivar VC1973A chromosome 8, Vradiata_ver6, whole genome shotgun sequence contains the following:
- the LOC106770838 gene encoding heat shock factor-binding protein 1; translated protein: MDGQDSQDPKQNPADMTAFVQNLLQQMQNRFQTMSDSIVTKIDDMGNRINELEQSINDLRAEMGVESSPSPVPTAKPSEDETKEGGSA